The DNA segment TCCAGGTGAGATTGTTCCATAATTCGGATTGATAACTGACCACCAAACCAACAAAagttatttttgaattttttgttCTCAAACACAGATTATTATGCATGCCAAACTTAATAAAAAAGCAAAAGGTGATAATGACAGAATCTTTTCTAGTCAAGAGTTGTTAAGAATATAAGGTAGTATAACACAGAGGAATATATGGAAACTGAAGACAGGTTATTTGTTAAATTAGAGAAGATATTCAAATACTTCATTCATGAGCATTAGCGTTATCAAAAAGAAAGAACTTCAGTTTCCGACATCAACCTGCATAAGTATCCTTTACAAAATTATCCATTCATGAGCATAACAAAAGATCATAACTTACAAGAATCAAGAAATCCTTTGTCTGGCGATTTTCATCATCAATATTACGGTCTAAGCTATCACCTCGATTAGCACTGCAAATAGAAAGTTTGTGTTGCAAAATAAGATATATAGCAAAATCTTCAGAACAACATGACTACACACACACAGGAGCACCTCGAGTATCACTCACAGCCTAAGCATCTTGCCAGAGAAAATCATAAGGTTGTAAATCAGAATCAGaagaacaatcaacatatcaaggAAATCTATAACTTAAGAACTTTGGAAAAGACCTTCGACCAATTACAAATCGGATGACAACACCCTTTTCCTCAAGCTTCCTCAAGGCATCGCCTGCAAAGGCATGAAATAGTACTTCACTAAAATATACACCGGAAAACTAAATTGTAAAATTCATATTAGCCACTGCTGTGTGAGCATCAAGATCCATGTCCTTACAAGATAGTATGCATTGAAAAGTAAGCTTCAACCCTTAAAGATACTTTCACCAAAAAACAATTGGAACTTTAACGCCTAAAACCATGATACGTGGAGCTCATTAAATAAATAGTGCATATGGATGTCAAGCCATGATGGAATGTATAGCTTTTTATCTTATTTATGCTAGTAGCAGTCACAAGCTTCGCGACGTTGTAAAAGACACTAAATAACCTGTCAGTTAGTGCATCCAATTGAAACCATCCATTAAAAAGGCTTTAAGGCACTAATGATTTAGTTGTCGATTACATCGAAGAAAAGCAAAACTATACTAATAGTTCATGGAAATACTCCAACAACAAACCTCTAGGCATCCAAGAACCCCGGAATATGTTCCTTTTGATGCGGCTCCCAAATCCTGTATAAACTCCAACAACTGCGAGAAGCTTCTTCTCGGAAGAAGTCACATTCCCCCTCAAATATCCCTGACTCTTCGCCAACGTCAAGTCCATCTCGGCCTCCACTGTCTTCCGCCCAATTTCTCTGTACATTGACAGAACATTTCAAAAATTTAGCTTCACAACAATAGAGTCattcaaaagaagaagaaaacgaaGAATACTGAAAGATCAAATCGGTGAATCAATTACTTGCATCCAAGATTCAGCAGTTTATCTTCGACGGTAAGGACCTTCGGCAGCTGGAATATATTTAGATCAAGATGAAGATCAAATCTCTGTTCTATGTTCATAATTACTCAGATCTCAAGGACGGAAAACCAACCGACGCATACATGGCCGGAATTCTTCTGAAGCAGATCTGACAACAGCAACCGGTTCTCCGCGTCTTGCCACAATCTGAATtcaaacgaagaagaagaagaaatccaaAACACGTCGGATCAACTGGATCGAAGAAAAAGGAAGCCGAATAGCTGCTGCGGAGAAGACAAGAACGGACCGGCCGGCGACGTAGAGCCAGGCGAGGCAAGACAAGAAGCCCATGACGAGGGGGGCTCTGCTCGATTGCGAAGCGGATGAAGACGAGGAGGATTTGGGGTGGTGCGATCTCCAACGCCGCTCCTGCTTCATGGCGCTCGCCAGCGTCTCTCCGCCACGGATCGGGAGGCGATCGCCAGTCTCCATCGTTCGCCTGCAGAGAACTGAGACGAGACCGCGAGTAGGTTGGGTTTGGCCGACCCGGGGAAACGGCAGCCGAGACGGGTGGTGGAGTTGGGTCAGCCTTCGTTGTCCGAGGCCTGCAACTTGTACTTGGTTTGAACTTGAACCCCCTTTGGATTTCAATCGGGCCGAATTGGGCTGGGTTCGTTTGGACCGGGTTGGCAAATCAAATACCAATTAACCAAATTTTGTAATCATGATTAACTGTTTTCTAATTCAATTTAAAACGTAATCAAGATATAAAATTACATTAAAGCATGCATGATTTACTTAGCCAGACaaaacaatatatattttttatattattttatgtatattatttatttatttagattcaATATCAGTTTTATTGAATTTATGAGCAATCTATCTGATCCGAGCAAAACTATATATATCCTTAGTATTAAC comes from the Musa acuminata AAA Group cultivar baxijiao chromosome BXJ2-8, Cavendish_Baxijiao_AAA, whole genome shotgun sequence genome and includes:
- the LOC135619808 gene encoding hydroxyproline O-galactosyltransferase HPGT3-like isoform X1, with the translated sequence METGDRLPIRGGETLASAMKQERRWRSHHPKSSSSSSASQSSRAPLVMGFLSCLAWLYVAGRLWQDAENRLLLSDLLQKNSGHLPKVLTVEDKLLNLGCKEIGRKTVEAEMDLTLAKSQGYLRGNVTSSEKKLLAVVGVYTGFGSRIKRNIFRGSWMPRGDALRKLEEKGVVIRFVIGRSANRGDSLDRNIDDENRQTKDFLILESHEEAAEELPRKAKFFFSSAVESWDAEFYVKVDDNINLDLDGLIEILEKRRGGHGLYMGCMKSGGVISEEGRQWYEPEWWKFGEAKSYFRHAAGSLIILSNNLARYININSASLQTYAHDDTSVGSWIIGLDATYVDDDHLCSRIKAFI